ATAAGGTCTCTCTACAGTAGCAGCTAAGGACAAGTGTGCAGCTCTAGGCTTTTCAGCTTGCATTGTGTGGTTATGTCTCTGTGTATATTTATATGGGAAAACCATAGTAAAAACAGGCCTTAAAGTATATGGAACCATGCTGGACCTTTACATGTTTCTTCTCAGTCTAATTGGTGTATATTTAATGCTgtttcattcaaaaaaaaatcacagttttatCATTTTGAAAAGATGAATTTGTTATACCTGCTTTATAGCACTTTGGTGCTGCAGCCTGCGTGGGTGGCAGCAGTACGAGGTAGGAGCAGGGCGGTATGTGAAAACAGAACTCAGCTTCGGGCTCTCAACTGCAGCCAAACAGACTCATAACGCTCCCTCTCCCATAGGTCCCTTTACATTCTCATATTAACGTTTCTCGGTTTCAGATACCAAGATAGCCCTCAGGCAAGCGCTGTCTCTGCCTTTCAAAGCCGTGTTCAGCTCTGAATCCCCGCGCTTGATGCAGCTCAGGTCACTCCAGCCTCTCTCCAAGCACCACTCTTGATATTTATATTTCCACAAGCGTGAGGCACTCAAACATCTAGAAATGAACAATGCCAGGCGTTATACAATCACAGTTATAGCTGTGAGCTCGGAGAGGTGTGGGGTGACATTTCACCTGCTCATCGAACTTTGATTTATTATCTAAGAAGGCCTATTTCAGCTTAAAtaaaatgagacactgagtgaAATGCCTCTGTGGGTCACAAACTATATGGAAACCTTGGTTAATACAAGTCAAATGAGATAACATGATAGACAGTCCTActctctgtttttcttactGTTTCATTTCCTTCAGCTTCTTTCTCTATTTCGTTTGCACATGGGACAAGTTTTCATTCAAGGCTTTCTGCCAGAGGGGTTCCTTAAGACACCATGAATTTTAACCCAACCTATAATCTTTTCCTAAAACTAACCACTGAGTTGTTGTTGCCTAAAACAAACCGAACTgtcacagaaaaatgaaaataatcttaaaaaaaaaaaagctttctctCAGAAAACCCAGAAAGCAAACTTCTTCCACTAGTGTTACTTTACTGGGTATTTCTTAGTTACCTGATAGTAGAGTTTACCTGTCTAATCACATCTATGCCAATCAATTAAGTGTTCATTGTTGCTTTTTTGGGTCATTGTGAGTTAATGTTGGTGTAGCAGATTAGAATTAATTAATAactattatttaaaatgaaaatgcaccTTGGATACTGTATTCATGTTCATACACTCTGTATCATATTCTTTATATAAGATGCAGTAATACTAAAATGTACAAGTACTCCACTGCTAGTAAAAATTTTACGATTAAAATATCATTCACGTGATCTACTTAATGTATTGGAAGTAAAAGCATGAAGAATATGTCCAGACATGTATGCTATTACATGTTTTATTGTTGCAACGAGTGCGGTGGACTGTAATCACGTTTGCACAGTGTAATCTATGCGTAATCTTTAGAAGTTTTCATGTACTTGCAATCTGTAATGTCTATGATTATTTCTGCTATAAAAAAATATCATGATATGTTCATTTCAACAACAGAAACATAGACAACAACATGCTTTACATAAAAAGTGCAATATTTGCCTCTGAAGTGTAGCtcgttgggggggggggccgcctaagcagagaaacccagacctccctctccccagccacctcctccagcttatctggggaaACAGCGGTAACTTGTCCCTGACCTGGATTGGGAACTCCACCCAAGTACTAATTCTCATACCCACCGCTTCACACTCGCCTGCAAACCACTctagtgcaagctggaggccaccacctgatgaagccaacagaactaCATCagctgcaaaaagcagagttgCAAGGTctccaaggcagaagccttctgccacttggctacacctagaaattctgtccaaaCAAATTATGAACAAAATTGTTGACAAAGGGCAACCtaatggagtccaacacccaccggAAACCAGTCCGACTTATTACAGGTGTCGTGCCAAAGTAGTTACCCCTGGCAGAAATTGTATCCCCATCCTTGAGAGTGCACAGGGGAGAAAGAGGAGGCGGAGTCAATTGCCTTGCTTCAGTGCATTGTGTTCTGCAAAAGAATACACTCTTCCTCTCTCAAAGCAAATACTTGCATTTTCCTGTAAGCTACTTGTTACTGATCTATATTTGTTGTAATAAACCAACAAGCAAGGCAATTGGCTCTGCCTCCTCTGCACACTATTGAGGACGGGCATACAACACCAGCaatgcagaccaagctctcgctgcagttgtacagaaaCTGAATGGCCcataacaatgggccagacaccccatgcTCCAACAGCTCCCCCTATGGGATGCCATGCAGTTGAAcgccttctccaggtccacaaaacTCATGCAGATTGGAtaggcaaactcccacacactcaaatatccagtctgccaatctagtggcaccgccccagatctccacttgatgttgcagaggcctgtcaaccaagacagccctacaacatccagagccttcaggaactcagggtgaatctcatccaccccagagGCCCTGCcatcaaggagttgtttaactgcctcagtgacctcaccccaaATGATGGGAGATTCATCctcctcgtccccagactctgcttcctctacagtaGGTGTgccagtgggattaaggaggtcctcgaagtctcacaggctaaccaagccctaTAGGACTtgttcttcagcttgatgggtCCCTTCACCTATCCACATCTGGTTTGAGGATTACCACCACAGTAGGCACCAAtcaccttgcagctgcagctccatgcagtagcctcaacaatggagatgcggaacatggtccatttggactcagtgtcctcagccaccctcggaatgctgttctgccagaggtgggagttgaagatctagTGGCCTGGGACCTCTGCTAGgtattcccagtgcaccctcactatacatCTAGGTGCACAGATCTGataatacaattacaaaatcaatcattaaCCTGTGATCTAGGCTGTCCTCATGCcctgtgcacttatggacatccttatgtgtGAACATgatgtttgttatggacaaaatgTGGTTTGCACAGAGGTCCAATTAGAGAACACCCCTTGGGTTCAaatcaggcaggccattcctccacgtctcactgttgttgcccacgtaagcgttgaagtctcccagcaggacgaaggagtcactggatggagcaccctcaagcaccccacccagtgactccaagaaggttgggtactctgaactgtcatttggtgtGTATGCAGAACCCGTTTTCTGGCCCGAAGATGCAGGGAAACAATCCTCTCGTCCACTGTAAGAACTctgacatacaggcagcaagctgaagAGATACAAGgatggatcagcagtttctgaaatactcagaccagcccgtctgccACTAATAATCATGCCACATAAtcatttaaatcacttttcttccccaATCTGATgtgcagtttgaacttcagcgggttgttttgatcatgtctacgttcctaaatgcactgagttgctgccatgcaactggctgattaaatatttgcattaatgtgcAGTTGAactggtgtacctaatgaaatggctggtggtggtgtattTTATTGATAAAGCTGTAATAAGATGCATATTTAACCTGCCATTCACTACTTCTTTTCTTCCTTGACTTTCAGAGACTGATTCACCTGAACCTGCTGCTGCCCAGACATGCCCTCTGCCTGAGGAAGTGATCAACACATTCAGCATCCAGGGAGACGCTGCTGTAGGAACGTCCATCCACTACAGCTGCCTGTCTGGGTGAGGGCAGGGTTAACACTGAGTGAGAATGTGTGGGGGTCTCAAAACTTGAAATGCCACAGAGATAGAAATGGAGGAAGTGAGAGAATGGAGATGGAGTGTGAAGAAGCGGGAGGGAGTGAAGGGAAGGCTTGAATACAGCAGAGGTGTGATGAGCAATGAATGGCAGGGAATTCATTTTGATCTCCCAGCTGACGATCTCTCCATTGAGCTAACTAGGTCATTACAGTCTAATCTTGTATTGACTCCTCTTTATGCACTGACTCATCTCACAGGATAAGACGAGCCTGAGTGGATGTGTCAGCCAGAGAACTGTGCACACAAAATTTAGTCACTCTCAAAGAGAGATGGtggaaaaaggaaacatttacacctttttttcatcacatttaGTCAGTACTGTACATGTCACACCACCATCTGTCTCCATCgctgtttcctttttctcctGCAGGGCGGATATAGTGGGGAGCAGTGAAAATTTCTGCCAGGAGAATCAGACCTGGCAGTATCCTCACCCCATCTGTAAAAGTAAGTGTTCAGGGTATCCTGCACTGACTAACCATCACGTGTGAACGTGCATGTGTGTTACATTTTCGTCACTCTCAGTATAACTTCATCCATTTTCTGAAATTAGCCAAAATGATTAATTGAGGAATGATGTGTGAATGATCAAAATGAGAGACTGAATATAACAGCAGCTCAGAAACGGTTTGTTTTCCCGTCATTTGTAacatgcatgcatttgtgtgCGCTGATATTTAAGAAATACTGAATCAGAGGAgccagacagaaacacacacagacccgcTTCGAGCATGCATCTTTCAGGAGCTGCTGCTCAGTTTCGCAGTGCTTCTCTGCCATCGTGTGGTTAAACCTAGGATTTTATGGCCTCTTTAACAGAAATGGAAAATTCTTTGAGGATACTTCTCAAATCAGGACAGCAGGAATATGGTTGGGCCTggcatttattaaaaacacattaaagataAGTGCAAGCTTACTCCAATGCAGTttcaagctgttaaaacaatGATCGGGAGCTAGTGACGTCAGAATACAGCAGTTAATAACTGAGTAATAACTGACCAAGTGTGCGTCTGTCCTGTGTAATAGTAACTCTGTtcctattatttaaaaataaccaaATCTTCTGATTAGGCTTACTGATAATCTGCTTCTTAGAAATGTACTGCCAGCCTCCAACAGAGGTGGAGCAGGGCTATGTTGTGGCTGTCCAGAAGACTGAATACGAAGTTGGCTTTGACATCCACTACCTGTGCAAAAAGAACTTCCTCCTGGATGGACCCCAGATGATCACCTGCCTGTCGAATGGCAGCTGGAGTGCATCACCCCCACACTGCAGAGGTGAGGAACCATTCACACTAAATGTTTGTATAGCGTGACTATTAAGTTTAAGTAAGTTGTAGCAGATAAATGCAGATAAATTCCTTTGCATCAAGTCCTAGAAACTTAAATAAATGCACACCTACATACGACACTTAGTCGACACAGGATTTTGTGTCTGATGCTTACATGATACTTTCATACCTTGTTGATCATTCTCACAGCTCGCTGCCTCATCCCTGCTGAGCGAAGTCGCGTGGTGGTTGGTGGAGTGAAACGCTGGCCGTTTGATGTTACAGACGCCATGGTTCCCCACGGGGAAAATGTAACATTCTTCTGCAAACATCCTCATAAGCAATGCAGCTTCACTGCAACCCAGACCTGCTTTAATGGAAAGCTACAGACACCAGCCTGCTACCTTGGTAAACCTGCACCACCCACTGTGCCCAGCTCTTTCTCATTTGTAACTGTTTCAGCATGTCACCAAGAAGAACATGAAAGGGGCTGGTTCATGTCATGAAGTGTTTCTAATATTTGCACAATCGTGTTGTTTTCCAGAGCCAACGTGGTTGCAGTATAAACTTTTCCCTCATCGCCTGGTCTCCGAAATTGAAGAATGTGAGCCTGGTGACGTGGAGTGATGGACCTCTCGACCCACCCAACGCTCACGACGCTGTGTCACAATATGAACACTTCCAAACACACGCCCTCCATAGCCCTTTGACCTGAccactctgcagcttctctgtaACTATCATTGCTACAGTTATGGTGTGCCAGCTGCAGGGACTATTTTTCACAGCTCTTGTGGATCAGCAATCTAAGTTGTCTTTCTTTTGGCCTCATGGGTTTCACCACTGCTCTcaacttttctctctttgtcctGCGCACTATTTAACAGCAGGAATAATTGTCAAGTAATTCAACCAGTTCATACCATAGATGCAATCTGTATGCATTCATGATGGTGTATGTATAATGCATTAGTATATGCTATACCAGCTATACCTGTGATGATGCCTTCATGTAGCCTAATTCATAATGATTTGACTCTGTGATGTTTTACTGTGTGATCAAGTCTTGAAGCTTGTAAGTTTTAATATGagatttgaaataaaaatattgtcaAAATTGCTTTGCTCTCTGGCTCTTTGATAGCAAATAAAGCCCTCCTGTGTGATTTTACTTTACCTCTCTCCTGCTTTGCCCCCCTCTCTTTGATTCTGAGGAGCACAGAGAGCCTTTCTTTGCAGGCTGCAGGTTCAACAGTACTCATAGGCTGAACATGGCTACTGGTCGGACCCGGTAGGCTGCGACACCATAGCAACTCCCCTTgacccctccctccctcagcATTCGCAGCATCACCCTTTACACTGCACAGTCATATTTGGTCCTCCGGAAATATCCACAGCTTGGGTAAGCCAGTCCCTATGCAGCGAGAGTATGGGTGGAGTATAgtttaaaatacagttttaaatgTATCGAAAGCGTGTCCGGTGCGTCTTACGCCGGCTCTGACAGCAGGGCTAGAATAAATGACAGCGCACCGGGAAAGTTTGTCCTAAAGCTGCGCTCGCGGTGTCTCGGACCCTCGGCTCTAAAATGGCTGGCTGTAGGTCCGAGGAAGCTCCGGTGCAAAGGGAAGGATTCGCTCCACACCACGACTGTGtgtaaatatacatattttttctaCTCCGACGGGCGCGTTTGCGATGGCGTTGTCCCAGGTCCGAGAGCTGTCAAGACGCACACCCGGCGTAATAATATCGGCTTTTCGGACCTAGGACTGTGCGTAATGGCGTCCTCCGCGGATAGTTCGTCTCGGTTTATAAGCAGAAAAAGGTTAGAACAGGCTGGTTCTTGCGAACCTAACGGGGTATGAATAATGTTCTAATgcgaattttaaaatgaaaggtTTCATAATTTGGTTTGTGCGGAAGTGTAAGCTGGGAAATGGAATTTCACCCGCATCATTCGGACCCTTCTGTACTCCGGTGCGTTTTTATTATCGGCGACCCGTCGTTTAGAAATTCTGAGCTATGATTCAGGATCATGTAAAGTGACAGGACGTTTACTGTTGAGGAAGAGGGTCATACGAGTCGCTCATCGTTTCGGCCCAAGGAATTAGGGTGCGTGGTCTGCAGGCTGTTTATAATATCACATCACTGGTGGTTTTTGGCATTTCGCACTAAAGTTGACCCCAATAATcaatagagtttttttttttttttttttttttaaccagccaATCAACTAAGGATATTTATTCCTTTGCTGCTGTAAGCAAAAGACTACAATTaaaaattcaatattttttattataattttgatTACTTGAGTGTATAatctattgttttatttttatctaaaaGAAATATAACTAGGTATGCCCCAAAATGGATTCTCAGTTGGCTTCAGTCCTGACCAGTGGCAGCCTGCATGTCCAAAATGGCAGCCAGTGTGGAGAGGTATCAGGGCCAGTGACAGAGACTTCACTGGACCCCAAGGACGAAACCTCATGCAGTACTGTACCAGGTAACCTCCAGCCATGCCCTGTCACGGCAGCAGTGACCATCAGGCAAGATGCTCTATCAATCAATGGGAAAAAGCCAGAGGTGGGCGGGACTTCTGAGCCAGCCTCTCAGGAAACAAGTAAGATTGGTGGGTTCAGACAGCCAATTACAGTAAAGTCTGGAGTGCCTGTTTTGCACAGCCAGCCAATAAGAATTAAAATTGTTGTTCCCCCACGGTGCAAGAGGCCAATCACAAACTCTGCCATCAGCCTGACCAAAGACTTTGCTCACTCAGATTTTCAGGGACCTGTTTTGGTCTCTGCTGGAtcacaaagtgaaagtgaaatccATCTGCCAGCTGTTAAAAATGAAGGAGAGATCATGGAAGTTACTTATCAAAAGactgaagaagaagcagaatcATTCCctgagacagaggcagagagacgGGATAAAGTGTGTAAAGAAAGAGATGTTTTGGATGTTAAAATTGTCCACATCGAGGGGTCAGAAACTCCTTTTATTGCCACTGCTAATACAGTTAAATTTTTGAGCCAGCCGAGGATTAAAGAGGAAACTACAGAAAGGGAAATTGAGAAAAATGTTCCTCTAATTTTACAAGAAATGGACTTGAAGTCTTGCAGAACATTTGATGAGGTGGAAATGAAGGAGCAGACAGAACCGCTGGACCTGAGTTTACCTAAGAAAAGGGAAGGCCGAGAGAGGAGATATGGACGCTTTCTGGATGACTCTGGCTGTGAGAGCTCTCTGATCATGGAGGTGGATGAATATGAGggagaaggagacagagacatAGTAGAAGAAGACGATGAGGAAGATGGCACAGATACACTTGAAGATCCTCTTCtgtctccctctttcttttctaCCTCTGTCTTGACCTCTGTCTCTTCAATAGACTGCGACACTGAAAACCTTCTTCTCATTGATGACCAGGGTATCCCGTATACTCTCAGTCCAGATGGACTCAAAGTGCCACAAGTCAATGCTTCCACTTCAGAGGGCTCTGAGACTGATCATGCTAACTCAGAAGATGCAGAAGGAAAGGACTCATCGCATTTGGCACCATTAGCAGGTCCCAGCCAAAGTTCAGATAATGCACTAAATGCACCTTCTGATGATTTTTACCCCTCGCCAGCCCCCCTCAATGATTCATCATTACTAGGTGATGATCAGGCAAAAGCTCCAGAAGTCTTCACAAGTTTGATTACAAACTCAAATCCTTCAATGGCTGCAGAGCCAAGTGTTAAAGCTGTTCAGGATGCCAGCTCTGTTTTGTCCCCTTCCTCTGTGAAATCAGTCCCCACCCAACCCATACAGCTCATCACAAACCCTCCAACCAATGCTCCTGTTCTCCTtctgtcctcttcctcttctcagcTCTCCTCTGCTCCAGTTGGTCTCTCTCTTCCCCTTTCAGTCACTCAGACTTCACTTGGTGCTTCCGCTCCCATGTTTCTTCTCCTTTCCTCTGTACCTTCTTCCTCTGGTGAGTCCACCTCTACCTCCACCCCTATTGCTGTCCTTGACTCCTCGACCGGCCAGCTGTCCCAGAttactgcagccacagccccGGTCTCCCTTCCTCTGTCCTCTGGTCAGGTCAGCACATTGGGATCGCCTCTTCCTACTCTGTCTCATCCTGTCATCAGACTCAGCCCCAATAACCCCCCTGTCATCCTGTCTGGAGTGAATAACGTAAACTCTGGCTCTGTTCTCACATCTCTCACGGTCCCTTCGTCAAGTATTGCCCTGCAGGATGACCACAGCACAGTTCCCCTCATTCAAACTCAGATCAGCTACTCTGAATCAAACCCTGGAAATGAAGCCATATCTACTCAAGAGGTCTCAAATGAAAACAACAAGCCATCAACTTTTACAGCATCTTCTCCAAGACCGCAGTCTGCTAGTTTGACCTATGACTCTTTATCTCAGCCCAACTCAGAATTAGAGGCCCAGTCACCAGACTCCAAATCAGACCTTCACTCTGAACATTTACCTCTGGATGACCATCTTTATTTCTCTAACACAGCTGCTCCTACATCCCCTTCTATTGGACCTATCCTACCAGCTGGTAAACTTGATCCCCTTGatccactctctccagtgccgTCACCCAACACTGGGGGCTCACGAAGGGTGCTGTACTGCCAGCTGTGCCCGAGAGTCTTCTTTTACCTCTCCGACCTTGAGCGCCATGCCATCACCCATTCGCAGAAGAAGCCTCATGTTTGCCAGCAATGCGGCAAAGCCTTCAAACGCTCCAGCCATTTGCAGGTCAGCATAAGCTAATCATAACTGTCGTTTCATTCTAAAAAAAGgtaataacaaaataatattttggccACTTGGGAgcagcataaacaaactttaaactacatgtaaatgtgcaaatattgtTCATGAATAATCAAGGTCATTTTTCAAAAAGCACAATCCACAGTTTCCTGGAGCCAGAGTTGATAGTGCATTAACTCGTTTGGTACTAAACAACAGCTTTTCAGCTGTTGCAAAACTCtggagccacccctcatttctttatagtttgctaggaaaatgggaaatatgtgcagcgatttattgaaatatgtgcaaacatacatggaaaaaaCTCAAACCAGAGttttttccatgtatgtttgcacatatttcaaACCAGA
This window of the Archocentrus centrarchus isolate MPI-CPG fArcCen1 chromosome 16, fArcCen1, whole genome shotgun sequence genome carries:
- the LOC115793960 gene encoding zinc finger E-box-binding homeobox 1; its protein translation is MDSQLASVLTSGSLHVQNGSQCGEVSGPVTETSLDPKDETSCSTVPGNLQPCPVTAAVTIRQDALSINGKKPEVGGTSEPASQETSKIGGFRQPITVKSGVPVLHSQPIRIKIVVPPRCKRPITNSAISLTKDFAHSDFQGPVLVSAGSQSESEIHLPAVKNEGEIMEVTYQKTEEEAESFPETEAERRDKVCKERDVLDVKIVHIEGSETPFIATANTVKFLSQPRIKEETTEREIEKNVPLILQEMDLKSCRTFDEVEMKEQTEPLDLSLPKKREGRERRYGRFLDDSGCESSLIMEVDEYEGEGDRDIVEEDDEEDGTDTLEDPLLSPSFFSTSVLTSVSSIDCDTENLLLIDDQGIPYTLSPDGLKVPQVNASTSEGSETDHANSEDAEGKDSSHLAPLAGPSQSSDNALNAPSDDFYPSPAPLNDSSLLGDDQAKAPEVFTSLITNSNPSMAAEPSVKAVQDASSVLSPSSVKSVPTQPIQLITNPPTNAPVLLLSSSSSQLSSAPVGLSLPLSVTQTSLGASAPMFLLLSSVPSSSGESTSTSTPIAVLDSSTGQLSQITAATAPVSLPLSSGQVSTLGSPLPTLSHPVIRLSPNNPPVILSGVNNVNSGSVLTSLTVPSSSIALQDDHSTVPLIQTQISYSESNPGNEAISTQEVSNENNKPSTFTASSPRPQSASLTYDSLSQPNSELEAQSPDSKSDLHSEHLPLDDHLYFSNTAAPTSPSIGPILPAGKLDPLDPLSPVPSPNTGGSRRVLYCQLCPRVFFYLSDLERHAITHSQKKPHVCQQCGKAFKRSSHLQRHKHIHTGQRNFVCPICAKRFREAGELQRHQRVHTGEKPYQCQLCHTRFAERNTLRRHTKRKHPYHQVAMEMLNERRDRGGSRGDGGGGGGASGVQEEEESAEWYSSTVSNLDNSESEMET
- the ntd5 gene encoding beta-2-glycoprotein 1-like; its protein translation is MDRALLLLSLWALTGTVSLQASGSCLERLVGEEGRRTCPRPCKADGDCGSKRQCLCDGQCGLSCVAPGRTCPWPLPPSENSEARLLSPTHSFSALLEVRCKPGFTLPSGLDATIRRCQGDRQWSGNEPICTETDSPEPAAAQTCPLPEEVINTFSIQGDAAVGTSIHYSCLSGADIVGSSENFCQENQTWQYPHPICKKMYCQPPTEVEQGYVVAVQKTEYEVGFDIHYLCKKNFLLDGPQMITCLSNGSWSASPPHCRARCLIPAERSRVVVGGVKRWPFDVTDAMVPHGENVTFFCKHPHKQCSFTATQTCFNGKLQTPACYLEPTWLQYKLFPHRLVSEIEECEPGDVE